A genomic segment from Aspergillus puulaauensis MK2 DNA, chromosome 1, nearly complete sequence encodes:
- a CDS encoding Hsp70 family protein (COG:O;~EggNog:ENOG410PK5G;~InterPro:IPR013126,IPR043129) — MMEKQFSSLSVDDRKLVIGIDFGTTFTGVAWAETRRADHISVIESWPSHAGAQEGISSVKVPTELRYTKDSGGENVEWGFQIPALVDRYQWFKLGLDESNPLVSTKSWGDKTPESLTEDYLTALYKQIMYTLEQKLGAALLRTIPLEFSLTVPAIWTEAAKDKTLKACQKAGFIKDNEQISLVSEPEAAAIYAIQGLDPHGLKVGDSFVLCDAGGGTVDLISYKIIALTPILQVEEVTTGTGGPCGSTFLNRRFADTLTRKLGREDGWDDEVLQEAMERFDSVTKKQYSPTIDGNQGYVIPVPGLANNAELNIRRGKVTLSPQEMYEIFEPVILKVIKYVQGQIAACGETEIRAVLLVGGFGQNSYLKERCRDALKSVEVLQPPNAWTAVVRGAVMMGLARTNALRTVDVVSRKARKHYGIQLHTPFKEGKHDESKKYWCTRLGHYRTHAMFWFLNKGQTIEENKPIPIDFFQDFAVSNGKPQMMYTEVFANAEDEDAPIHKAPGTKSLVTLKANISVIPQTDLEKTIRRRADGKNYYNIDAVIEATYSSAETRYVLSVQGKKYDSVSAEYAY; from the exons ATGATGGAGAAACAATTCAGCTCGCTCTCTGTCGACGACCGCAAGCTCGTTATCGGCATCGATTTCGGGACGACCTTCACTGGCGTCGCGTGGGCAGAGACCAGACGG GCCGATCACATTTCCGTCATCGAATCATGGCCCTCCCACGCCGGTGCGCAAGAAGGCATCAGCAGCGTGAAAGTGCCAACAGAGCTGCGCTACACCAAAGATTCCGGCGGCGAGAACGTGGAATGGGGATTTCAAATCCCCGCACTGGTCGACCGATACCAGTGGTTTAAACT CGGCCTCGACGAAAGCAATCCTCTCGTCTCAACTAAGAGCTGGGGCGACAAGACCCCCGAAAGTCTAACAGAGGACTATCTTACAGCGCTGTACAAGCAAATAATGTACACGCTCGAGCAGAAACTCGGCGCTGCGCTTCTCCGCACCATCCCGCTTGAGTTCTCGCTCACTGTCCCTGCTATCTGGACCGAGGCTGCGAAGGATAAAACCCTCAAAGCCTGTCAGAAAGCCGGATTTATTAAAGACAATGAGCAGATTTCGCTTGTATCAGAGCCG gaagcagcagcaatctACGCAATCCAAGGGCTAGACCCTCACGGGCTCAAAGTCGGCGACAGCTTCGTCCTCTGcgacgccggcggcggcacaGTCGACTTGATCTCATACAAGATCATCGCGCTAACGCCGATATtgcaggttgaggaggtcaCAACGGGGACTGGCGGACCTTGTGGTTCGACATTCTTGAATAGGCGGTTTGCGGACACACTCACGCGCAAGCTCGGGAGGGAGGACGGGTGGGATGATGAAGTTCTCcaggaggcgatggagaggTTTGATTCCGTT ACCAAAAAGCAGTACTCCCCAACCATCGACGGCAACCAAGGCTACGTAATCCCCGTCCCAGGGCTAGCCAACAACGCCGAACTCAACATCCGACGGGGAAAGGTCACGCTCTCGCCGCAGGAGATGTACGAGATCTTCGAGCCGGTGATTCTCAAAGTCATAAAGTACGTGCAGGGCCAGATTGCCGCGTGCGGGGAGACCGAGATCCGCGCTGTCCTGTTGGTTGGCGGGTTCGGACAGAACAGCTACCTGAAGGAGCGGTGCCGCGACGCCCTGAAGAGCGTTGAGGTACTGCAGCCGCCGAATGCGTGGACGGCTGTTGTGCGGGGCGCGGTGATGATGgggttggcgaggacgaATGCCCTCCGGACGGTGGATGTGGTTAGTAGAAAGGCGCGGAAGCATTATGGAATTCAGCTGCATACGCCGTTCAAGGAGGGTAAACATGATGAAAGCAAGAA ATACTGGTGCACCCGCCTGGGCCACTACCGCACGCATGCAATGTTCTGGTTCCTGAACAAAGGCCAAACAAtcgaagaaaacaaaccGATCCCAATCGACTTCTTCCAAGACTTCGCTGTCAGCAATGGCAAGCCACAGATGATGTATACGGAGGTCTTTGCAAacgccgaagacgaggatgcgcCTATCCACAAGGCGCCCGGCACAAAGTCGCTGGTGACACTCAAGGCCAACATCTCGGTCATTCCGCAGACGGATCTGGAAAAGACGATTCGCCGCCgagcggacgggaagaaTTATTACAATATCGATGCGGTGATTGAGGCGACTTACTCGTCGGCGGAGACGCGGTATGTGCTTTCTGTGCAGGGGAAGAAATATGATTCCGTTAGTGCGGAATATGCATACTAA
- the sclB gene encoding putative C6 transcription factor (COG:S;~EggNog:ENOG410PY2I;~InterPro:IPR036864,IPR001138;~go_function: GO:0000981 - DNA-binding transcription factor activity, RNA polymerase II-specific [Evidence IEA];~go_function: GO:0008270 - zinc ion binding [Evidence IEA];~go_process: GO:0006355 - regulation of transcription, DNA-templated [Evidence IEA]), whose translation MQSLVLPHSFAASEFGRLRFPGPERYPLNRPRSANARRFTPRDLPLPCSMSSSVPAEDPLETLGNVRRPGHPDLPKPVTTTTGSSVGAASATTAGPILSPTSPDTAREPTLQRLVTAPGDEALRQSLVFSEPFSSSRFPPAFTGQPSAQTSTAAYPPPTFGAAATASASRTLPQKTTRRTKAHVASACVNCKKKHLGCDPARPCRRCVLSGKADTCVDVTHKKRGRPPLKAEEGSIRTYATQMDHRGAPGDHGAARRPMHRATSSRELRPMTDLQIHPAQTGMMGGRPLPGQHQRWPVVYPHGIDPSLTTQRTMGHRRFSSSGSAQSMTAVTPPGYMTVPAGYNPALIPGRMPAGDGRHSMSSYPNPPMHPTASPPLYHQPYGVPISPYPEHTGIVNRMSMGEAPVQRDPREGLLESPVRLPPIYPSPVANPQPPRPTEPYTAAWSPPHQQAQDFRQQQGGLLEPLSPSNQMRPSVTDVGQMSHLSALSPTEARSQRLPPPRTYDEQREHETDDGDSSRPAKRRKMALDDMVND comes from the exons ATGCAATCTCTCGTCCTCCCTCATTCTTTTGCGGCATCAGAATTTGGACGTCTTCGATTCCCAGGCCCCGAGCGGTATCCGTTGAATCGGCCTCGATCTGCAAATGCTCGACGGTTCACACCTCGGGATCTTCCACTCCCCTGCTCTATGTCCAGCTCAGTTCCAGCAGAGGACCCGCTGGAGACCCTAGGAAATGTCAGGCGGCCTGGACACCCAGACCTGCCGAAGCCGGTAACGACTACTACTGGCAGTTCTGTTGGCGCAGCATCAGCGACTACCGCAGGGCCCATCCTTTCTCCGACATCTCCAGACACAGCTCGAGAACCCACGTTGCAGCGTCTCGTAACAGCACCGGGAGACGAGGCGCTGCGGCAGTCGCTCGTCTTCAGCGAGCCATTTTCATCATCACGTTTCCCACCAGCATTTACAGGACAACCATCCGCACAGACCTCAACGGCAGCATATCCGCCACCAACGTTTGGGGCTGCGGCAACCGCATCAGCATCTCGTACACTGCCGCAAAAGACCACCCGACGAACAAAGGCTCATGTCGCATCGGCATGTGTCAACTGCAAGAAGAAGCATTTGGGCTGCGATCCGGCCCGGCCGTGCCGCAGATGTGTATTATCTGGCAAAGCT GATACTTGCGTCGATGTCACGCATAAGAAGCGAGGGCGGCCACCGCTGAAAGCGGAGGAGGGTTCAATCCGAACGTATGCAACGCAGATGGATCACAGGGGAGCACCAGGGGACCACGGAGCAGCGAGACGTCCGATGCATCGTGCGACATCATCTCGCGAACTTCGGCCTATGACTGATCTTCAGATTCATCCCGCGCAAACGGGGATGATGGGTGGACGACCACTTCCAGGACAACACCAACGATGGCCGGTGGTATATCCACATGGCATAGACCCCTCACTGACAACACAGAGGACGATGGGCCATAGACGATTTTCTTCCTCCGGATCTGCTCAATCCATGACTGCTGTTACGCCACCAGGCTATATGACCGTTCCTGCAGGCTACAATCCGGCTCTGATACCTGGTCGTATGCCTGCCGGCGATGGAAGACATTCTATGTCATCTTATCCAAACCCGCCAATGCACCCCACAGCATCACCTCCGCTATATCACCAACCGTACGGTGTGCCGATTTCTCCCTATCCAGAACACACTGGAATTGTGAACCGCATGTCAATGGGTGAGGCTCCTGTCCAGAGAGACCCTCGCGAGGGGTTGTTAGAGTCTCCGGTCAGACTTCCTCCCATTTATCCTTCGCCGGTAGCCAACCCGCAGCCACCTCGACCCACCGAACCTTATACGGCGGCGTGGTCACCACCGCATCAGCAAGCACAAGATTTTCGCCAACAGCAGGGGGGATTATTGGAGCCGTTGTCCCCCAGCAACCAGATGCGCCCGTCTGTCACCGACGTTGGTCAAATGAGTCATCTCAGTGCTTTGTCTCCTACAGAAGCGAGGTCGCAACGACTGCCGCCCCCTCGCACCTACGATGAGCAACGCGAGCACGAAACCGATGATGGGGACTCGTCGCGGCCCGCGAAGCGCCGTAAAATGGCACTGGATGACATGGTCAACGACTAA